The Neomonachus schauinslandi chromosome 11, ASM220157v2, whole genome shotgun sequence genomic sequence TTCTGGGCTTCACTGCCTCTTCGGAAGAATGCACAGTATTTGGAACAAAACCACTCCTAACCCCTTCCCAGCCATCTTGAATACAAATGTCCCCCCTTTTAATAAGTTCATAAATGTCTCTTGTCAAGATCGTAAAGGACTCCTCGACGTTTGTGGCATCTTTTGCGGAGGTTTCTATATACTTCATACCACAGTCTGCGGACAGGTTTTCGGCTTCTTCCCTAGTCACCTGTCGCTGTGAAGCCAAGTCACACTTGTGTCCCACCAGCAGAAACACAATCCGAAACGGCTGCACGTGCATTTTTGCCTCTTCTAGCCAATCCTTCACATGTTCGAAAGAGCGCCGGTTGGTGATGTCAAACACTAAAAACCCACCAACTGAGTTGCGGTAATAAGATCGAGTTATTGATctgaaaaataagtagaaaaacaGGTTGTCAAAGGACACATTgttctgcttctcctcttccaaGCAATGCAGCACCGTAATAAAATGTGAAGCTAACCTGACGTGACTTAACCCGAATTTGTAGATCAAATACGAAGTGTCTTAAGTGGacaaaaatattatgaaactaACCGGCGAGCCGGTTTCATCCGACAGAACATTAAAGTGTAGTTATTCTTAGACAGACTGAAGGACTTACGTCGTATGTCATCTCGCACTTAcgatgatttgtttttattttcaagtatctGATAGAGTAATTATTACATTACTGggattaaaaataggaatatagaAAGTTTTGGTGAAGAGCAGAGGTTGCCCAGTTGCCGTGAGGTCCAGCCCAAGGAAGCACCAGCTGGGGACCAGAGGAAAGAGGTCGGGTATCTACCCTTCTCTTTGTCTCGGCCTGACCGTGGGTGAGGAGCAGCTGTGTTCCTGTTTCTGGTCATGGTTCCCGTTGGGTAGTGCCTTTCTAATGGGTTCCACTGGGTTCGGGTGTCCcattctctctcctgtctcttttgGCCAGGTGGTGAATGGCTTCTCATCATTGCTAACTCCGAATGCCTCACCATCCTTTGTTGATGCCCTT encodes the following:
- the RAB39A gene encoding ras-related protein Rab-39A → METIWIYQFRLIVIGDSTVGKSCLLHRFTQGRFPGLRSPACDPTVGVDFFSRLLEIEPGKRIKLQLWDTAGQERFRSITRSYYRNSVGGFLVFDITNRRSFEHVKDWLEEAKMHVQPFRIVFLLVGHKCDLASQRQVTREEAENLSADCGMKYIETSAKDATNVEESFTILTRDIYELIKRGDICIQDGWEGVRSGFVPNTVHSSEEAVKPRKECFC